One Misgurnus anguillicaudatus chromosome 19, ASM2758022v2, whole genome shotgun sequence genomic region harbors:
- the LOC129440201 gene encoding uncharacterized protein isoform X1 encodes MKYMTEIKKRNNEHIVKLKMEKTFSYRKQEILKGEPLIADFKSRWPALVTAKEIDREFHRISTLPLLSTFCAAFDQYSTCLMEIFECKGGAAGRKIRNVMAETSKDDTIQTRRACVLKSLCIYLKEDNEKLVKDYKNTDLEASASMEQTVMGVYVIQKEGAEPEDKPEDIGVLIEGVEVLRELGNIMDACALLFGLIYCLNLSYPADLKCTFESANTDLIPVFLKMFTFHCFNSCTACIDVTSIAILYGKLFPV; translated from the exons ATGAAATACATG acagaaatCAAGAAGAGGAACAATGAGCATATCGTGAAGTTGAAAATGGAGAAGACTTTCTCATACAGGAAGCAAGAAATCCTTAAAGGAGAGCCTTTGATTGCAGACTTCAAAAGCAGATGGCCAGCTCTGGTCACTGCGAAAGAG ATCGATAGGGAGTTCCATCGCATATCAACTTTACCTCTACTTTCTACATTCTGTGCTGCTTTTGACCAGTACTCTACATGTCTGATGGAGATATTTGAATGCAAAGGTGGAGCAGCTGGAAGAAAAATCAGAAATGTCATGGCGGAGACTTCCAAG GACGACACAATTCAAACGAGACGAGCATGTGTCCTCAAGTCCTTGTGCATCTACTTGAAAGAAGACAACGAGAAACTTGTGAAGGATTATAAG AACACAGACCTCGAGGCCAGTGCTTCCATGGAGCAAACTGTGATGGGGGTGTATGTCATACAGAAGGAGGGTGCGGAGCCTGAAGATAAGCCAGAGGACATTGGTGTCCTGATCGAAGGTGTGGAGGTCCTCCGTGAGTTAGGAAATATTATGGACGCCTGTGCTTTGTTATTTGGACTAATATACTGTCTGAACCTAAGTTACCCAGCAGACCTCAAATGCACCTTTGAATCTGCAAATACCGATCTCATaccagtgtttttaaaaatgtttacatttcatTGTTTTAACAGCTGTACTGCCTGTATTGATGTGACCAGTATTGCAATCTTGTATGGTAAATTGTTCCCAGTTTAG
- the LOC129440201 gene encoding uncharacterized protein isoform X2: protein MEKTFSYRKQEILKGEPLIADFKSRWPALVTAKEIDREFHRISTLPLLSTFCAAFDQYSTCLMEIFECKGGAAGRKIRNVMAETSKDDTIQTRRACVLKSLCIYLKEDNEKLVKDYKNTDLEASASMEQTVMGVYVIQKEGAEPEDKPEDIGVLIEGVEVLRELGNIMDACALLFGLIYCLNLSYPADLKCTFESANTDLIPVFLKMFTFHCFNSCTACIDVTSIAILYGKLFPV from the exons ATGGAGAAGACTTTCTCATACAGGAAGCAAGAAATCCTTAAAGGAGAGCCTTTGATTGCAGACTTCAAAAGCAGATGGCCAGCTCTGGTCACTGCGAAAGAG ATCGATAGGGAGTTCCATCGCATATCAACTTTACCTCTACTTTCTACATTCTGTGCTGCTTTTGACCAGTACTCTACATGTCTGATGGAGATATTTGAATGCAAAGGTGGAGCAGCTGGAAGAAAAATCAGAAATGTCATGGCGGAGACTTCCAAG GACGACACAATTCAAACGAGACGAGCATGTGTCCTCAAGTCCTTGTGCATCTACTTGAAAGAAGACAACGAGAAACTTGTGAAGGATTATAAG AACACAGACCTCGAGGCCAGTGCTTCCATGGAGCAAACTGTGATGGGGGTGTATGTCATACAGAAGGAGGGTGCGGAGCCTGAAGATAAGCCAGAGGACATTGGTGTCCTGATCGAAGGTGTGGAGGTCCTCCGTGAGTTAGGAAATATTATGGACGCCTGTGCTTTGTTATTTGGACTAATATACTGTCTGAACCTAAGTTACCCAGCAGACCTCAAATGCACCTTTGAATCTGCAAATACCGATCTCATaccagtgtttttaaaaatgtttacatttcatTGTTTTAACAGCTGTACTGCCTGTATTGATGTGACCAGTATTGCAATCTTGTATGGTAAATTGTTCCCAGTTTAG